TTTCATCCTGTTAACTACATGGAAGATTTCTATGGAGAACATGCAGCAATTACACGTTAACTTCACAggatttccttctttcttctgctggagTGTAGGATTTACCTGGGAATGAGTGTCAGGGCACGAAGCTGAATTTGTCTGAGGGCCCAAACAGCTCCCAGAAGCTGCTGAGCATCCTCATTTTTCACTGAGCTCCCTGTAAACAGTTGTTATTCAGCACAGGATTAGGTTTCAAGGAAGTgagggtgaaaaaaacccaaccccacaaacatttgcatttcatatGTAAACGAGAGTTAATATCTGTATTGCCAGACAGGGAAGAGTTTGTTCTGGGAATACCAAAGCTGTCACATTCCTCTGGGCTGTGTCACCTGCACAGGGGATCCTGCCTTCCCATCATTTTCACAGGGTCTCTCCAGCTCAGATCCATGTCAGGGActggctggggacagagccagACCCTGGGATGAAGTTATAAATGAAGCTTTTAGGAAGGCACAAAGATCATCCTTATGTTCTTTTTATACCTCCTTATAAAGGTAGTGGTCACAAATTATCTGGTGCACTAAAAGGAGGTTTTATGCCTGCTTCTCACCTTGCCTTACCTTGCTGAGCCTCTGTTTACATCTCTGCCTCTACTAACATATTTACAAATTCATAGAGGACATGGTTTGCATTCTTGTCCCACCCCATTCTTTAGGACTGAAGTATAAATTGCTCTCTTCAGCCTGGACAACTCACCAAGATAGTTTGCTTACTGTCCTTGCAGCCAGTCTCACACTGGGGATATTATCCCCTCCTCCCTCAAGCAGTTGAATGATTAACTCTATATGTTAGTAACACAAATGAACACCCAACTGCAGCTTTAATGACAAGAACTAAACCTATTCTGCACCAGCCAGAACTGAAGTGAAACCACCACTGCCTGGAGAAGATCAACTCTTATCAGTACTTCAGAAACTCAAGGCATGCAAAGCAAATACAGACACCAGTTATAAAATAGGGATATAAAAGGATCAGAGGTGGAAAAGGACAGTTATGGTGGCACCTCCTAAGTTTCTTCATCGCATCCATCATTTCTGTGCTGGGTGGGGAGAGGGCAAAGGAAGGATAATTTGTCTCTGGGGCTTTAGAGAAAgataacagaaagaaaaagagaagcagcacttGCCTGATGCAGAGTTTTATGACTGTGATGTGGCTCAGGGATAATTCATTtctgggatggggaagggaaggagacagCAGGTGAAGTCCTGTGCTTGCTCAGGGCCACTGAGCCCAAGGTCCCCAGCTGGAGGTCCCAGAGGTTACCACGGCCACCCCGTGGTGTGTGGCTGAGCATCATGGCAAAGGGAGTGCTCAGGTCATACAGGGACTGTGGGATGAAATCCGTGGGGATGAGAGGGGGAACACTGCTGGTTCATCCTTGGGGGTGGCAAGAACGTGATGCAGAAGTAGagaatagaatcacaggatggtgcaggttggaagggaccttgaagatcatcaggttcaacccccctgcatgggcagggacacctcccaccagcccaggttgctccaagccccatccaacctgcccttcaacactgccagggatggggcagccacagcttccctgggcaacctgggccaggctctcaccaccctcacagggaagaatttcctcctcatgtccaacctatatctttcagtttaaaaccatcaccccttgtcctgtcactgtcccCTCTGGTGAAAGAACTTAGGGTCAGGCCTGTCCTTGGAGATGGCTGAGAAGGTGTGTCAACCATCTTATCCTTCTCCAGCTGGTGGATTCCTGCAGGGTGAAGGAAGCCAGAGGGATCCACTCAGAATGTGCTGCTTGTAACCTGAAAGGATCAGCATTAGTAGAGAGCCCTGAGGGTGTGAGCACTTACCACGGGCACCACTGTCCctcatcaccaccaccaccaccagatCCTCTCTGTAGTGACCTGGTGGGGAGCTACAGGCTGGAATTCAGGTCTGGGGTAGCAGGGAATGTCCCTGGCCAGCCACACTAGCATTGCAACTGCCCTGCCCGGCTGGGTGTGCTCTGAGGAGCCCAGGCAAGCCCCGGGGGGGTGAGGCACCTCTTCCCCTGGCCAGCTGCCCTCTAGAGCAGCATCccaggtggggagggagggtttAGCCAGCAGGTGGCTTGTTGCACAAGGAAAAGTCCCGGGAGAGGAGAAACGAGATGTCTGCAGAGGTTCACTCCTCAGCTCTGACATCACAAGCCATTCCCAGGTTGATCATGTCCCCAGAGGGGCCGGGAAGTGAGTAACCCGGAACAGCAGCTCTGCGGGACACTCAGCACAGCAATTAGCAGCCTGCTGGGGAGAGCTCCTCAGCCTTGCCCTTCACCTGATTCCTAGTGCCACCTCCTCCAGTCCTGCCCAGAGCCCCCCTGGCCGCCAGCGTGCCacccctgctgcctctgggcaAGTCCTTCCAGGGCTGGCAACCAGACCAGCTGCCTTACTGGTCCAGGGAAGAGCATCCCAGCTGTGTGCCAGGAGAGCAGTTGCTTTGGTTCCCAGGCACTTCCCACGCGctgcatcccagctccagctgccctgcagcatcaaaggcagctggagctgcccagcctggggatTCCTAATGACCCTTCAACTAGGCCCCCTCCTTCCATGGGCCACACTGTGGGTATTAACTTCAGGGAGCTGTCACACTCACTGAGCACTCCCCAGGACCTCCATTCTGCTGTGATTTACTCTTCCTTTGAGCCACTGTTGATACCAGACTCCCCTTGCAagccacagcaggagcagcacagagatGTGGCAAgccagcagcctcccagccGTGCTCTCACGGCTTCACTGATGATTGACAGACCACAGTTTAGCCATTGGTCCAAGCCACTTACTCCTTCAGAAATAATGGGCTGGATAAACAGAGGCCTGACCTTATGCCCAGGGAATGGATGCCATCCTTGCCATCCCAGCCCCTGGCCGTGAGGGGCTGAATCACCTGCCCTCCAGCCACTGCAGTCATCATCACCTGAGctccaggggagcagcaggaaacttGCTCTGTTGTATCTCTGCCTTGTAATGATTATCTAATCGTGCTGCTTTCCTGGTGACTACAGGAGAAGGAGAGCATAGCAGTTAGGTCCCAGGTGGGCCCAGAGAGGAACTGGGTTCCCCAAGGTGGGCTTGGCCTTGTCAGCAGAGATGGGCAGGACTCACCTGAGAGGCACCACCTGTGGCTCTGACAGGAGCAGTTTATCTCTCAATCTGTACCCAGCTTAATCgcagaatggtaggggttgggagggacctctggagatcacctagtccaacctccctgctccagcaggacctCCTAGAGCAGATAAGCATTCACAGGCATTTTCTCAGAACTCTGATGGTGcttcccaccccaccacctgCTTAAACCCTTCTTCCCCTGCTCTGGCAactccctctgccctgcccagggcacagcttttccaggcagtgctgctcccaCAGAGGTCACAGCACCATTTCTCAACACACCATAAAAGTGTAAACCAAGATACCGTCCTCGACAGGCAGTTACTGGAAGGCTCAGCTCCCTGTGCCTGTGAACTGCCTGGAGATCGTCTGCTAGAAACAGTTAGAGCAggataaaatataattatactCAGGATCCTACAGTGAGTTCCCATCTAGCTTATCTGATGACTCACAGAGGCCCTTTCCTGACAGTACGTAATAGATACCTTGGAATTCAAACAGCCCAATCTGGCTGGAGGTGCAAACTGCTGCAACAATGAGAAAGACTCCCAGTGAGCAGCCTGCTCAGGCAGCAAGCCACACGTGAAGGCAGACAAATAAAAGAGCTCCCTGAGTTAGCCTGGGAAAACAACACCTAATGGTGCAGTTCCCCACCCTGGGGCATTCATGGCACAGAGCATCAGCCCTTCTGGCTCCAGGATCCCGAAGCAACGTTAGCTCCAGGCCAAGGGATTGGTTGCCAGGAAAACTCTCAGGCAGCTAGCGGGTCTCCCCATTTCTTCTGCATCTGATTAACAGCTGACAATAAGGTGGAGAGCTCAGCTCCTGAGCTGGGCGGGTGCCAGCAGTTACAGAAGCTGAGGGGCAGCCTGTGCGTGTGTATCTTTTCACTCAGTAGCTCGGCAGGCAGGTGAAGGTGTGAGCTGACAGGAAACGTATTCTGAGCACCCTCCTCTTGCTGCAAGCATTTCATCCTGCAGATTTCTCCTCCCTGTTGCACAAGGGCGTTTGCAACAGGCTTCTTCTCACCCAGTTCGAACCAGCACATCTGTCCTAAGCCAAATCCTTATTCTCTCCCCTGAAAGTGATGTGCAGCTCTACAAACCTGGGTCTTTTGTAGGAAGGAATGACACTACCTACATTCTGTCCTGCAAAGCCTGAGCCCAAAACAGTCTGGCTCTTGCTACCTCTGTGCTTCTGTAGCAATTGCTCCCTTGGGTTTGTCCCAGAACAAAAAGCCTTCTAGAACCCTCCAGACTCTACACTTAGGATATAGcccaaaaaaagcagagctgtaaATAATATCCAAAACATTATCAAAGAGGTAGGACCCCCAGATGTGCTAAAGTGTACATAATAAGGAGAAACGAGCTAGCCTTGAATGCAAGGAGAGTTCAGAGGAAGCTTGTTGCCCACTGCCtggtggtttttggttttgctttgttttttccatccATCTTCGTGTGGGCCCTTTAGTTTGTCCACTTGAGATGAACTACACAGAGAATGAAAAGATACTCAGGCagtggagggggggaaaaaacaagccAAGGAAACAGCCTAAAGCTCCAACCAGCAGTCTGGTTTTGGTATTCTGCAGTCTACTCACTTATCTTCAGACTAAGGAGCCTGGTTTGCAGGCTGTCAAACGCTCACGTCCCCAGCCAGTTGGCTGTTGCTGttagaaatactatttttctttacCAATCTTCCTAAATCCTCCCCCTGAAAAGCATCCCTACCCTTGAGGAGGTCTCCTCACTTCCCCCACAGCCCTGGATGAGCTGGCAACAGCTGCCGGTGCTGGTGAAATGAGGAGAGGTGATGGGGGTGGGTGTGACCACTGAAACCCTGATGTTCCAGTCACAGTCACTGGCTGCCAGTGGGATCCTGGGATAATTTCTGGCTGGAGCCACTGGGACCAGCCCAAGGGACCAGGCAGCACCCCTTGCTCCCAGGCTCCcacccaaacacacaaaaaaggcagGCTTATCATTATTTTCCTTATCAATCATGAATGAATTATCTCTCATTGATTACCTTCTTGCTTTGTCTTTATGAACTTAGGAAACGAGGCACAGGAGTCCACGGGAACAAAGAGTTTTGCTGCAGGTCACAGTGCTCACAGCAGAGAGATGTGTCTCCTGCATCTCACCCCAGCGTGTTCCAGTCCCCCTCTCTTCATTCCCGCGTGGCTCAGCAAAAATCACTGCAGCAGGAGTGTTTTCAGGCTGGTGTCTGAGTCCCCCTACACCTGGAAGCAGAGAATGCCTCTGAGAGGTGCCCACAGGTGCTGCAAGTCCAAGGGAATGCCAGCATTCCTCAAGGACCTGTTTCTCCTTAGTGCTTCTGTAagtgcaggcaggacagcacGTGCTCCCGCAGCCCGTTGCTCCCAATCCCCTGGGATCCTCCCAAGCCCAGCTGTGGTTCCTGCCACACTCGGGCTGTTCCTCCAACCAGAGGACAAAAAtagcagcccagcagcctcccaCGGGCCCTGGGAGCCAAGCCCTGCTCAGCCTCCCAATCCAGTGGCACGTGGGCATAGCATGGAGTGGCCCAGTTTGCCCCGGGCTCTGGGTGTTGGGGCTGGTCTCAACCCCTTCCAGCAGCAATCACCTTGAGAGCCACGGGAAACCAGCCCCAGAAACGCCCCAGACTCCAGCCCACAGCTGGTCTGTGCACGATGTTCAGCCCTGCTGGTCTTGCCAGTGGATTTAGGGGCTGTAAACGTGCCTGTTTCTGTCTTTAGAGCATGAGCAGAGGGAATCAGTGCTGCTCCACTGACCACCAGGGGAGAAGGTCCCACCTagacccaaaccaaaacattttgttccttGGTGTGTTACCAAATGTAACCAAAGGTGGTTAATTTTGAGCCCAGTTTACCAAGGCACTTGGGCAATGACTCAGTGAGCAAGACTTCTAAAAATCTGATCTGGAGCCATTCATCAAGCATCCTGCTTTGTCAGCCCTGACCACTACTAGCTCCCAGCCTCACTCAGCCCTCAGCAGCAACATAAATAGTCGGGGAGAAGAGCTCCATGCTGGTAttccctgctcagcccagcaTCAGGGATTGCTGTGGTATAGGGACACAGCCTGGAGGGAGCCAGGCCACTGGGATGTGGATTTGAGAAAGTTTAGTCTTAACCTGCATTCTCCACTAAGTTGTTTGTCTTCTAGAGTCACCCACTCATCTTGAATCCACTGGAGGAGCACAGCTCTGGACCAGGTCCTTCTAGCTGTGGAAAGACCTGGTGACCTTAGTTTTAATCTTAAAACTGGTTTAAAACTTCAGGAACTTCAAAATGCTTCTTGTGTTCCTGAAAACCTCCTTTGGGATTTCGACTCCCTCGAACTGAGCGGTGTGACCTGAACTAGAGGAATGTGGCACCAAAGTGAGTTGCATCTGATTGCCATGAAAAAGTCCAAGGGATTTAGACACTTCCCTGTCTCAAAAAATGGATACAGTTCCACCCATTTTGAAAGTGAAGTTTTTCAAAGAAGGGATTTAGTTGCactcgatgatcttcaagtgtttgggtttttcccaACCgaaacgattctgtgattctccgATACCATCCTGAAGATAAAACCACAGACCACCTTGTGGGGTTTCTTTGAGCAACACACCAACCAAAAAGAGCAGGATAAGCCACAAATAAGAACTAGACTAAATTACAAATGTTTGCCTGTCactccccccctctccccaggcaCCCACACTTGTTTCCTTATCTGCACGTGAGTGTAAATTggtttgttctattttttttctggctcatGGGCCGATGTCCTTTGAACCACAAAACATTTGCAGGTCAAATCATCTTTCTCTTCCTACCAAAAGCTGCAAAGAATGAAATTCCTTCTCTCCGACCATCCAGACAGTATTATTTTGACCAATTCTACCTGAGTTTGAAGCAGACAAATTTACAACCAGCTTTCAAACTTACACTGGGTTTTTCTCGTGCAAcgtttgttttcttttcctcaacCGGTCATGAGGAATTTGACTGCCAGCATCTTGTTTCTGCTAGTAGTTGAGGGCACTTCCAAATTATTTGTCTTTCAGGAAGGAATAAGAGGCTAATAATTGGCATTTTTAGGTGGGCTGAAGTTTCCCTTCGGAAGGTTTGCTGCCCTGTGAAAGGCAGCCAGTGTATCTGCACCAACTGGAGCGGGTTGGgaagagagactgaaaaaatgttaaagcCACTTGAAGAACTGCAAGAATTTACCCCAAAGCAGGCAGccttccccagagcagagcagatgaaGGGATAAACATTTCTCCTATCGCTTCCCGAGGGCAGGCACAGGGGTGTCCTTATCAGGAGCATTCCAGCCTGTCCTGTTTGTCACAGGAACCGGCCGGAGCGGGAGCGCTCGCAGCCAAGGGAGTGATTCAGTGGGGATGGGGAAAGGCAGGTGGAGCAGGTAAGTCACCTCCAGCCAGGAAGGTATAAAAGATACCTGAATTACAGCAGCAGGGCCACTTGTAGCCAGGGAGCTGTTAGAGGTTACTTGTCTTGCCAGACCTTCCATGCTTGGAAACAACTTGGGAAGCTACTGGGAAGCCTGGATACCAGAAGGAGCCTTACAAATACAAAAGACCCCGAGCCTAAGACTGTCCTCTGGAGAGAAGACTCTTCAGGGGTAGAAATCAAGAGCCCAGAACATGCTTTTCTCCTTCTAAACAGCCCTCTGAACAGGTATTTATAGACTTTAATCTGTACACCTCTTAACTCGCTGCGTATTCAGTTGCTCTGAGTTAAAGATACCAttaggtgtccctgctcatggcagggaggttgggacctgatgatctttaaggtcccttccaaccttcaccattctggGATTAGGGACTCATAATCATATTACAGACCACTGTCTTCATGTTCTCTTTGGTCTGGTTTTATGGTGTGGAAAGAGGTTTTCTAGAACTTGTCAGGAAAGAAGTACTTAACTACTTAGGTTTGAATCTGAGTTTGTGTCTTTCTGGAACGGTTTAGTTATTTACTGATGTTCCCAGAGTTTCTGGAAAGCCCAGGTAAATAGCTGGGAAGGAGAGATAAGTAGCTGCAGGGTCTGAGGAAATGCAGTGTGACCATCAAGGGCTGAACTATTGCAGATACTGTATTAAAGAGAAAGACATTGGGTgtgtaagaaaaaaggaaaacaaaacgaAAACCCAACCAACCCCCCCCAGAATCGAATTCGTTCAGTTGAGATgcccactgcagctctgctctggggctcTCCAGCTTCACTGACTGGCTCTGGttgagcagcacagcccagcaggaatCCTGGTCCCTGTGTTCCCTGCTGCCCAACCCCAATTTTAACTTCCTGAGCATCACCTCTGCAGCCACACAGGAGGCACACggagcaggcagaggctgagctgCCCCGTGTGGCACAATAGGAACTAAAACTGCCTTTCCTTGCCCCAGCTCTGGGCCCTGCTCTTCAGCTCTCCCCACTTTTACCCTGTCCCAGGTCTGGTCAAGATGCCACATAACACCAAAATAGTTGATTAAAACCAGGTAGACTCAAAATGGATTGAAACTGAGAGCACCTACAGCCTCACAACCACCTTTAGCGAAGGGGAAATGCGGGTAAAAGCTTTTATCTTAATTTAAGAGCAACTGTTGTGAGTAAACTTCCTCCAGTTTACTACCAAGATACTGCTGTTGCTAAATAGCTGTTGGATCACCAGCCACTAAAAACCCAACAGCTTTTTCACAGAGGTTATAAAATCAGTTTGCACAAGCCAGGGCTTGCTCTGGGGTTACCTTCTGCCACCcgttctgctgctcctggtttCTGACCAAcactccagctgcagagaactGGGCTGGATAGagctctgcaaaacagaaggtttagtgaaaaaaaaccaaaacccacacacaacAATTCAGGGGGTTTCCCCTCATTTCTGTGCCAAACTGGGCTTTGTAATTCAGCAGCTTCTGCCGGATGGTGCTAAAAAATGCATGgtgagctgcagccaggggaaaaaaaagtgcattaaaaaaacatgacaACTTGCTGAAACGTGCAGATAGTGTGTGACTGAAGAGAAAACTGGAGGAGAGGCTTcacaaaaatgtctttgtttagaagaagagaaggaaaagaaggttCTTAAAGGTGGTTTCAGCTCAGAAAATACCAGCCTTGAGGGGAGAATGCTTAATTCTTAAATAATAGagattttttggtgtgtgtgtgtgcaatgTGAGGAATGTGCAGGCTTTTTGATACCTTAAATTGGTTTTTCATGACAAGCTGTGGAGCCTCTAGGAGCCCGTGCTGGTGAGGCATTGCTGGACTGACTGCAGCCCTATAATTACAGCAGCAATCTGAACATTTCTGGCTTGTCATCGGCCCATCTCCCAACAGAAAGAATCAAGCCCGGCTAGTTCAGTGACACAGcctaaaaaaaatgttccccAGGCATAGAGCACCAGGGCTGGGAATTTCCTCCAGCTAATCGCTCGCTTTCAGGCAAAAAGTCCTCACCAGCTGAGAAGTGATATTTCTGGGTAGCAGAAGGTGTGAAAAGCTGCCTGTCCTGCTCAGGGTAACTGGAATTCAAGGTAAAACTTCAGCTGATGGGAAAAGCCGGAGTGAGTTGCAAAGCAATTTACTCCAAGTGGCTTTTCAGCCATTCAAGCTgcttgcagagcagagcagagagcaccCGGTGAGGCTGTGGCCTCGCTGGCCCTTCTCCAGggctgaggagagggaagaacaAGGAAAGGGTGGAGAACACCCCTCGCACCGAGGCTGTTTCCTCCAACATCgcttttcttgctgtgtcaCGGTGACAGGACAGAGGAGCTTCTCACGCTGCTTGGAGGCAGAGGATGGAACCAACTTGGCATAGtgtttcctcccctcctctggGCACTCCTGTGACAGGAGGGAGCTCAAGATCCCACTGTGGGCTGTCAAACCCAGGCAGCATCGCTGGGCGCTGCCTCCCttggctgctcagcagagcagagatcCGCGGTTCAAGGCCCAAAGCTCTGAGCCCACCACAGAGATTCACCCCCTGCTGCCTCCACAACTCAACAGTCTTATCTGTCCCTTAGGCCTTGCTCATGCTGCCACCATAATATCTGAGTGTCTCCCAGACTAATAGACTGCCATAGCGAGGTCCCTACTAGACCTCATGGAGtcttctgctctcctccctgctcaggTGTCGGGGAGCACCACCCGGGGTaggtttgtgttgtgttttttctgccCAGAGGGAGGCatgtatggggaaaaaaaaacttaaccCACCTACAGTGCCGTGGGGGTTCTGGTGAAAAGGCTTGGGCTGGATGGTGGATCTCTGCTGGTTGCTTGCTTCCTTGCAGGATGTTTCACTTCACCTTTGGTATGCAGCTTCTAACAGGCTACCTGTATCCTTCTCACCTCTAGCAGGGATCTGTTCCAGACTCCGGATGCAGTGGAAGCTGTGAACTTGCTCTTTGTTCCTTCTAAGGGGTTAAACATAGATCTGGTGACGGGTGTCTTCACATCATGTAAAATGGaggctgttttcttctcttctagAGTCTCCCAGGGCTCTCTTTATTTCCTCGGGCTCCGTCATGTCGTGCTTCACGCAGCTGTGGCACTCCAACACGCCGGaatctcccaccagcccagtcCCTGCATCTCCAAGTGAAATCCCCATCCCCATCAGCCCCATCATCGTCACCTCCCCAGGAGATGGCAAGAGGAAGGCGAGGTCCCCAACCGACAAGCCAGGCTCTCCCAACCCCACGTCTCCAAAGCCAGCGTCCCCGGTGGAGTGTTCCATTTGCTTCAACACCTACGACAACACCTTCAAGACGcccaagctgctccagtgctccCACGTTTTCTGCCTGGAATGCGTGGCCCGCCTGAGCACGGGGCTGCCCCAGAACCAGCCAGAGGACCAGCTCCCCTGCcccttctgcaggcagctgacCAGCATCCCTCTGGAAGGAGCCCCAGCACTGGAGACCAGCAAGGAGCACCTCGCCACGCTGCCCCccgagctgcagcaggagaaggtCCTCTGGATGGAGGGCACCAAGCTCTGCTGCCGCCAGGCATCCGACGACCCCGAGAACCCAGACTCGTGTATCTCCATCGACGTTGCCATGAGCAAGCCCGAAAGCTCGGAGGCCCCTCCGACAGGCTTGGCAGGGAGGCTGTCCCGCTGCGACATGTGCGACGACTGGAAGCGCATCGTCCTCCTCTCCGCCCTCATCATCATCCTCTTCTGCATCATCCTGTGGCCGGTCCAGTGCGCCCTCAAGACGGGCAACCTGCGCTGCTTCACCAGGACTGTTGCCATGACCAGGCCCGAGTATCTCCCCCCGAAACACACCACCCCAGCAGCGCCCGTGACACAGCACCCCTTCCAGtagcagccctggcagcacgGTGGGGAGCCACGAGCAGCCCCTTCCCATCCGCCATTCCCAgggctgaggcaggagcagccccttcTTTTCCACCATTCCCGGGGCTGAGGCACGAGCAGCCCCTTCTTTTCCACCATTCCCGGgactgaggcaggagcagccccttcTTTTCCACCATTCCTggggctgaggcaggagcagccccttcTTTTCCACCATTCCCggggctgaggcaggagcagccccttcTTTTCCACCATTCCCAgggctgaggcaggagcagccccttcTTTTCCACCATTCCCAgggctgaggcaggagcaggtccTTCTTTTCCACCATTCCCggggctgaggcaggagcagcctcttCTTTTCCACCATTCCCAgggctgaggcaggagcagccccttcTTTTCCACCATTCCCggggctgaggcaggagcagccccttcTTTTCCACCATTCCTggggctgaggcaggagcagccccttcTTTTCCACCATTCCTggggctgaggcaggagcagccccttcTTTTCCACCATTCCCggggctgaggcaggagcagccccttcTTTTCCACCATTCCCAgggctgaggcaggagcagccccttcTTTTCCACCATTCCCAgggctgaggcaggagcaggtccTTCTTTTCCACcattcccagggctgctggcagacCCCCAGCCTCCTCCCCGCACTGGGGCTGTGCTTGTCCTCCAACACCCGCAACCACCTCCAGAAGCTCTGCCGAAATGAGCTGCCTCGGgcccaggaaggctgcaggcagctccgagcatcctgctgctgagctctccttGGAAACCAGGCTTTGGAAGCAAAGACCTCGGGGCTGTCTTGGCTGGAGATGACAATGAGCGTAGCTCCTCTAACACCCTCAGGGAACAAAGGgctatttattattattattattattattattattattattattattattattattattttgcaaacTGAAGGATCTACGTGATTATTCCTAAGAGGAGCTGGGACGGGGAGGGTAAAAAAACACGTGAAATCCGTAAAAATCAGACGAAAAACAAACCCCattccagggctggagctgcaaaTGCTGCCGCCTGCTGGCAAAACATGGCTCTGCCGCTGCTAcccaccctgctgctgaggTTTGCACAGAGccatcctcctcctttttcttaaaaagaggcttaaaaaaatatataaatcaaTCGCTCATCTCTACCTGGAAAGCAATTTTCACCAGAGGGGTGAGCACACGGACACAGCAGGACACCCCGGCCCCTCCAGGGACTTCATCAGCGACCTTCACCTGTAGGTGTCACAGGCAAACATTGCCTGAACGACAGGAGTTCCATCTTTTGACAGTTTTACCCTCCTAATCTTGAAAAATGTGTCAGTACGAAGACACAGGCCAGTTGCTTAcgctatatttttatttaatgcagTGATCCTCTGACAGTGATTAACACAAGTCTTCGTGAGGAAGGCGGCTTACAGTTAAATGTTTTCTATTCAAACACGTGGATGTAAGAGAGTGTTGTATGCAAGTACCATACGTGTAtgtattaaattatattttatacaATGCAAGGTGTAATCTTGCAGCAATTTTTCCACATTTCCCTTCTTACTTGCAGTTGGAGGTGTTCACGTAGCCGTCCTGAGTCCAGCAGCATTCCCAGGCCCTGGGATATGAAGCCTGTGTTGTACAATCCTGCACACATGGAGAACTTTCTCCTGTCAATTCATACTGACTACTACCTAGGCAGTGTTGTCCCAGGTGCAAATTCCCACTGCACATACCTGCTTTAACCTGAAAAATGAGAAGCTGCAAAGGCTGCTCATCTCTGGCTTCTCCCCAGCTGGCTGAAAAGACACTTCCAGTTTCCCTTTCC
The nucleotide sequence above comes from Apus apus isolate bApuApu2 chromosome 20, bApuApu2.pri.cur, whole genome shotgun sequence. Encoded proteins:
- the RNF223 gene encoding RING finger protein 223: MESSALLPAQVSGSTTRESPRALFISSGSVMSCFTQLWHSNTPESPTSPVPASPSEIPIPISPIIVTSPGDGKRKARSPTDKPGSPNPTSPKPASPVECSICFNTYDNTFKTPKLLQCSHVFCLECVARLSTGLPQNQPEDQLPCPFCRQLTSIPLEGAPALETSKEHLATLPPELQQEKVLWMEGTKLCCRQASDDPENPDSCISIDVAMSKPESSEAPPTGLAGRLSRCDMCDDWKRIVLLSALIIILFCIILWPVQCALKTGNLRCFTRTVAMTRPEYLPPKHTTPAAPVTQHPFQ